In Camelina sativa cultivar DH55 chromosome 13, Cs, whole genome shotgun sequence, the genomic window CTCCTCCTCGTTTTCAAGATCCTTCTAGTATTGCTTCTTTAGTTCTACCTCAAGGTGGTGTTGTATCAGTTCAAGGGTGGAACAGTTACGGTGTACGTCTTTTTTCCTCAGTCATCCATCATATTATGAACTTTTAAGGATCTTGATTTTGATATCTTGATCAGGGTCAGCTCGGTTCGCTTCTCCCTCGGGAAGTGACCAGAACTACAGAAACCAACAGCAGAATGACGCAGAAGAGTCTTCAGGATCTCAAGGAGGTCTCTTCTCATCCGAGTTTCATTCAGGTAGTTATGTTCCGCTCGGCTTGTATGCATTCCCGGAAAGACCAGGCCAACTTGAATGCCAATTCTACATGAAGACAGGAGATTGCAAATTTGGAACAGTCTGCAAATTTCATCATCCTAGAGACAGACAAACCCCAGCTCCTGATTGTGTCTTAAGCACTGTTGGCCTCCCTTTACGCCTGGTAAGCTTATAAAAAGACTTGAGATTTAAAAGTATTATCTAGAGTAGAGTTGGAGCATTCGGTTATCTGGTTtggtaaatttgttgttgttgatgttggttTGGAACAGGGAGAACCACTGTGCGTGTTCTATTCGCGGTATGGGATCTGCAAGTTTGGTCCAAGCTGCAAATTTGATCACCCGATGGGAGTCCTCACTTACAACAACAATGCTGcagatccttcttcttcatcatcatctttgcatCAAGAGACTGCTCTCACCACACAGCTCAGGAATCTCCTAGTCTCTTCCTCTGTGGAAGCAACACTCCCGTCTTCTGTCTCTGATTCAACCTCTGCTAAAGACACCACTGCTGATGCACAACAGTGAAACCTTTCGTTTTGTCTGTCTTTATTTATGTTCAGAGATGAGTGAGATATTTGATCTGATCTTATCTAATTCGccttttgttgtaattttctaTTGGCGAATCACTTGAAAATTTATGcctgagagaaaaacaaaaaagaaaggatAAACACTTGGTTTAGCTAACTGTTTAATAATCTTCACACCGAAGCTTTTCAAGTCATCTCTAAAGCTCCCTCTAAGTCCTCCAATCCTTACAGGATGGTCATGTGCAACCTCCACAACCGCTTGTGCGTATCCGAGATGAAGTGGCCACACCAAGTGATATGGTCGTTCAATTCAAACACTAAGGCGTGGGACAAAATGTATTCTATAGACCTGGATTTAACTGTTGATTTGCATGGTATCCCAAGATTTACAGGTTACCCTCTCGTGCCACTAGCaattttaaagaagaagaagttgttgttttgtgatCTTGTGCAAAGTCGACAGCTATTTACATATGACTAAGAAACCAAACGGGATGATGTTGCTTTCTCGGGTGAATCCACTGGGGTTCCTGTTTGTTATTTCCCGAGtttaatctctattttataGATTTGGTTAGTGCCAAATGCCAATGCATAATATGTAACATTTGCTTCTTCCATCAACTAAGTTTGCAACTGTTACCatgattgcttgtttatttcttctttaaatttcaaatttactaataatataACGTTAAATTTAAACCTGgataatattgttattttacataaaattataattttcatttaaaattttttaaaaaaatgagtatttttcaaaataactatagggggaggtattggtttaggatttagaaagaattttagggggaggtattggtttaggatttagaaagaattttaatgactttaaaagttaggtaaaatatgttgttattcaatcaagacttttaaaaactctttaaaaatttggtgttattggttgtggatttgtaaaaagttatctaaaatcttgataaatctagtgttattggattaagagttttataaagtcattaaaagttNNNNNNNNNNNNNNNNNNNNNNNNNNNNNNNNNNNNNNNNNNNNNNNNNNNNNNNNNNNNNNNNNNNNNNNNNNNNNNNNNNNNNNNNNNNNNNNNNNNNNNNNNNNNNNNNNNNNNNNNNNNNNNNNNNNNNNNNNNNNNNNNNNNNNNNNNNNNNNNNNNNNNNNNNNNNNNNNNNNNNNNNNNNNNNNNNNNNNNNNNNNNNNNNNNNNNNNNNNNNNNNNNNNNNNNNNNNNNNNNNNNNNNNNNNNNNNNNNNNNNNNNNNNNNNNNNNNNNNNNNNNNNNNNNNNNNNNNNNNNNNNNNNNNNNNNNNNNNNNNNNNNNNNNNNNNNNNNNNNNNNNNNNNNNNNNNNNNNNNNNNNNNNNNNNNNNNNNNNNNNNNNNNNNNNNNNNNNNNNNNNNNNNNNNNNNNNNNNNNNNNNNNNNNNNNNNNNNNNNNNNNNNNNNNNNNNNNNNNNNNNNNNNNNNNNNNNNNNNNNNNNNNNNNNNNNNNNNNNNNNNNNNNNNNNNNNNNNNNNNNNNNNNNNNNNNNNNNNNNNNNNNNNNNNNNNNNNNNNNNNNNNNNNNNNNNNNNNNNNNNNNNNNNNNNNNNNNNNNNNNNNNNNNNNNNNNNNNNNNNNNNNNNNNNNNNNNNNNNNNNNNNNNNNNNNNNNNNNNNNNNNNNNNNNNNNNNNNNNNNNNNNNNNNNNNNNNNNNNNNNNNNNNNNNNNNNNNNNNNNNNNNcattaacaatccaagattcttttgttttacttgaataacataaaacttttaatgactttataaaactcttaatccaataacactagatttatcaagattttagataactttttacaaatccacaaccaataacaccaaatttttaaagagtttttaaaagtcttgattgaataacaacattattcctaacttttaaagtcattaaaattctttctaaatcctaaaccaatacctcccccatAGTTTTCAAAAATGACCTTGTCTTATTCGGTTAAGAggccaaaaatataattttcattaaaatgttttttaaaaatgagtatttttcaaaataactaTAGTTTTCAAAAATGACCTTGTCTCATTCGGTTAAGAGGCCGGTCCAAAGTAGATGGGTCATTATTAGAAAAAGCCTTAAAAGCCCAAACTATACAACaaaaatggagagaaaaaaaaactcagggCCACACGCATGTGTAGAGCGCGTTGATTTCACGGACATCTCTATCTACTACTACGGTTAACAGGGATTTAAAGCCACGTCGGTGCTACACATGTCCTGAAACACAAACTAAACAGCTGTTTTGTCCGCCCATTAATCTTCTAGTAAAAATCCCAACTTTTTGTTCCTTGTAAGTTTCCTAAATCCGATCTAAACAACTGGTGAGTAGTTTCTAGTTTTCCAAGAATGGCGCAAGATCACGACGACGAGACGGAGAACAAAACCTACGCCGGCGTTGTCGGTGAAATCGTCAACGGAGGAACGAAGAATGGTTATCATCGTAAACCGGACTTtgtggagaaggaagaagacgatgaggatTTGAAGAGTCTCTACTCATTGGTTTGTCTTACGATCGGTTCGGTTCTGTTTCCGGATTCGAAAACCGGCGGTGGTGATGCGTCGTCGTCTTCGTTTCTTGAACGTTTAAAGAACTCCGTCGCTGAAAATGGTCCGAAGCTTCGTGAAGCTTCTGCAAGAACAGGACGCGAGATCCTTCTCTGGACTCGTAAAGGCAGCTCGCTTCGTGCTCTGCTTGTCATCACTGtaagtttgattttttgattcCAATGATTGGTTTTTTCATggaattgatttgatttttaaccTAATTCGATTTCGATTCCTGAGGTAAGTTTAGGATTTTGTGCCCTAATTCGTCTTGATTCTGTAACCATTGTTGAAAAGCTTGGTACTTTAGTGAACCCAATTGAGTCAAGTTTTCATGGGTATCTATCTTAGGCTGTAGTGCTGTACTGATTTAGTTAGTTATTATTGTTGTAGGTGGGAACTATAGTTCTTCTTACAACACTGGCTTTGGTTGTGTTCACGCTCTTCTTTGTAGCAGCAACAGCCAATGCTATCATTATTTCTCTTCTGATTTCACTTGCTGTTGCTGGTGGCTTCTTGGCactcttctttctctgcttGACTGGTGTTTACATCGGAGCCTTATCTATTGCTGCGTTTGTCATCTCTACCGCTACTGTTTCTGCTGTTGTTTCCGTCTTAATAGCTTCAGGTTGGTTATATACTCTGctctgattctgttttttttttggaatcttgAAGTAACATTCCCAAGTTGCTTCCTTTATGTACTGACGAATGGGAAATGGATTTGGGATTGGATCAGGTTGGATTGGGTTTTTCTATACTGTGTGGTTGGGAACACGAGGAAGCCTACGCTTGGCGAAGCAATCGGTTTCAGTGGTGGGATCAGCTATTTCTGGTAACAGTGCCAGTCGTCATCAGCGCCAAGACCGGGAGGTAAACATCGAATCATCCAACTGAGAGTCCTTCTCTACCGTGTTTGTAAATAAACCACGAGTTTTGGTCTGAGTTTGTTGTTATTGGAAGCTTGATATAAACCTGATCTACTGAGTTTGTTGTGAAGAAAGCAGAGAACCAGACgaatctttcaaaatttgtgAACAATGTCTTCGGATTTTGGATAGTGTActcaatacatttttttgtgtttatgtacttaagaatgatatatatatcagtATACATATGAAATCTCAACTTAGATCTCTCGCTCTCTCTAACATTTCAggtgcaaaagaaaaaaaaagacccaTAGATACTTGAAACCCTCTAACCCAGCTAGAGgctttcaacaaaaaaaaaaaaaaattaaaactttcacCAAATTTTGATGATCTTTCCAATTATATAACTTATGATCACACCAGATCAACAGCTctagaaaaccaaaacaaaaaacctcATACATTGATCATCCACTTTCACCATTGATCAATGGaaccttgagaagaagaatctccAAATATCTTCCTCCCGCTGCAAAAACCAACACTCTTGAGCAGTTTCGCTCtctacgtcttcttcttcttttacgtTGAGAGTTTCATCGTCACTACGATATATACTGCATTCATGTTTCGgagtatatatagagagagagatagagatttaaaaaaaccaatatatattaaaatccaaatgGATCAAGAAAGTCATTTATCGTGCCAATCTGGTCTGCCTAATGTGAACTCCAAACTTGGATTGTTACAACTAAGATCCCCACACCTCTTTGCTTGATCATTCGACCTTTGCTCCTGCCAAGTTTACTTTTTCATTtagattaaaagaaaagaaaaaccccAAGAAAAACAATAGCTATATATGAGAATAATTAGAACCTGATTTTGAAGGCTGGATCTTTGATGATGAGAGGTCATTGATGTTGATGAAGTTCTGATCATTGTATCCATGTCGTTTGAGCAGTTATTACTTAATGGTCATGTCTCtctattatatgatttatttaagaaaagaaaacacaaatttagGAAATATTTATCACGCgatgaatatttgaatattattttcctAACTATATCGGTAATTAACAATTAATAATTGTTGTAttcttctcaaaaaaattttaaaaaaactaaatgatcCCACAATCTACATGTCACATAGGAACAACATCTTCATGTTCTATTCTAGATATGTAACCTTTAGAACCTGAACAACCTAATAATTACATATAATCACATC contains:
- the LOC104735686 gene encoding LOW QUALITY PROTEIN: zinc finger CCCH domain-containing protein 57-like (The sequence of the model RefSeq protein was modified relative to this genomic sequence to represent the inferred CDS: inserted 1 base in 1 codon), encoding MDFDSRVPITRESTSLSPLLHQNTMWQMNMGSDEIMSGSDGFYPERQGEPDCSYYIRTGLCRFGSTCRFNHPHDRKLVIATAMTKGEYPERIGQPECEFYMKTGTCKFGVTCKFHHPSNKAGIDGRVSINVLGYPLRPNEDDCSYFLRTGHCKFGGTCKFNHPQTQSTKLMVSVRGSPVYSALQSFTGQQSYSWPRTSCVATPPRFQDPSSIASLVLPQGGVVSVQGWNSYGGQLGSLLPXGSDQNYRNQQQNDAEESSGSQGGLFSSEFHSGSYVPLGLYAFPERPGQLECQFYMKTGDCKFGTVCKFHHPRDRQTPAPDCVLSTVGLPLRLGEPLCVFYSRYGICKFGPSCKFDHPMGVLTYNNNAADPSSSSSSLHQETALTTQLRNLLVSSSVEATLPSSVSDSTSAKDTTADAQQ
- the LOC104735688 gene encoding uncharacterized protein LOC104735688; translated protein: MAQDHDDETENKTYAGVVGEIVNGGTKNGYHRKPDFVEKEEDDEDLKSLYSLVCLTIGSVLFPDSKTGGGDASSSSFLERLKNSVAENGPKLREASARTGREILLWTRKGSSLRALLVITVGTIVLLTTLALVVFTLFFVAATANAIIISLLISLAVAGGFLALFFLCLTGVYIGALSIAAFVISTATVSAVVSVLIASGWIGFFYTVWLGTRGSLRLAKQSVSVVGSAISGNSASRHQRQDREVNIESSN